atgtgcatgtacCCCCCGCCCACAGCCACATACccagcacacaaatacacagactgAAAGAGTAGAATAAGAGAGTAGAGTAGAAAAAGATGAATGATAACTTCATGTTTAGTCTGGCATATGTGACAAAGCCTGATCCATTACATAACAGCAGCCCTGCAGGTAATACTCTAAATCTGGTTCAGTTACCATACAAGAGGCTATTTTACACAGATCACTTACTAAAAGGGCACCACTCCTTTATCTACGCTATAAGCTCACAAGTGGCTCCTGACCGATACCATCTCTGCTTTTTGGCTTCATTCTAAACAGCACAAGCTTAAgactctcattcacacacatcccTTAATCAGTGAGGCCTACTCTATATACCATAATGTAAGAGAGCCTGTGATAAGTATctctaggggaaaaaaatagagataATTAAAAGACGGTTAGGAGTAAGTCTATATTCTGCACAGCTATGTTATCAGATAGAAGCTAGTGTCTTTTGTTTAAGGTTTAGGTGCAAGACAAAGCAGTCATTGAGACAGCAAAGTATTTACTACCTATTTAAAAGGCTCTATGTGGCAGCTTAGTGTAGTCACTGAAATGTGAAGGCTAGTGTATGTCATTTTCCCAGTGACGGGTTTATAAGGCATGCAGTATAGTGAGACTGATGCTGGAGAGTAACAGCAgagtaggcttgtaaacacaggAAAGGTCACTGTGATGGATAGGGCATCATCTTCTGCAAATGCTCCCTGGAGGATACGATAAAGAGCGGACATGACTCTCGCAAAGATGACTACAGCTGTGCTCAAGATTGATGTTCATGGCAAACGGTggattaaagaaaaaattaaGACACCTTTTTGAGTAATGTAACAGAAAAATATGGTCCGTATTTACTATTTCCTAGGCCGCTTTTGTTTTTATCCGAGGCGCTATACTGATTTGTTATTTATCAGGCATGTACACATGGCAGACTGGGTGACAGTTGTGTCTGACTCAGAGCTGCTAGTGGAACTGAAGATAGTCAAGTTACTGTTTGGGATTATCAGGTGTGATTCTTCCTTCGCAGTACTACAGTGATGTATTTCTTGGCTGTTTCTTTGCAACATGATATGCTTAATTGGCCTTTCAGCAGACACTCTTAAGAGATGAAAAGCATGAATTTAGTCCTAccatgtatttttgttgttgcgtAATCTACAATATCAAATGTTAGACAAACTTATTGTTTAATGTCAATGTGTGACATTGCTGACAGGAAGCTAAAATCAGGGTTCAAGACGATAAAGGTGCTGACCCTGCGGTGTGTGGTCACAGTGTCTCTGGGTGTCTGCGAAAAAAGACTCGGTGTGTCGAATAAATAATGCAGAGCCACCCCTGTCATGTTTAACCTGCAGCATTTCAATTATTGATCAGTCCTCAGACAAAGCCTAGCCATGTGGTTGgagggaagacaggaagaggagggactTCGGAGAAGTGTTGCTTCTCCTCCAAACACACTCCCCGCCCACTACACTCTGCACTGTGTGTTGTATGTAATGAAAACATGCTACATGACAGTTTTAACAAACAACACTGAAACAGTTCTGAAGGGCCAAATGTCAGTGTGGGTCCAACATTACATTGTTGTTATTTCTCCACTGAATGGTTACATGGGGAAGGTTTTATTGTAGGAATATTGGGGACTATATTTTGCTCATATcgacaaaaacatttgtaaagCACTATGTAATACCATTCACCAGTCATTTTCATTATACAGATGTTAGAGAGAAGACTGTCTACTATGTTGTGGTGAAGTCAGTACACTGAAACAGCTGGTGCTAACCTTCAtgcattaattcattcattgagATAAAGCAGCTAACATTACTGCCAGTTGGATTTGGTGGAAAAAACACTCCAAGTTCCCTCCTGATGCCACTGTCATTGTTTTGCTCCTAGCCACAGACTAGAAATGGAAATCTAATGTACCTGTGTTGTATTTTAAACTACACAAATGTCATATCTAACTCAAATAATAATGTGCTATTGATTACAAATGCATCTCTGTCCAGAAATTGAAGGGTCTGTCTTGTAAGTGGAGGAGATGAAATGACATAATTGTAGGTCATATGGATGTGTCAACTTACTTCCTACATTTAGTCTAATGTGTAAGGGGATAAGCAAAGGTAAGGCTCAGTTTCCTAGTAAACCCGAGGATTCAGAGCTTTGGCCATTATCAGGTGACAGAATAATAATGGTGCTAAAATGCTAAGCCTTTGCTGGACATCTTCAAGAAACGTGTCAGCTTCTGTCTGCAGGAGAGGGGATTAGGAAGTGAGTTTCCAGGCTAAATccatacagaaaaaaagctaTTAATGGGGTACATCTATCAGTCAGAATTAAAAAGTTCAAGAAATTTCAGGTCAGTGAATGGTGATATGATATTGCCATAGTTTCATAATGGAGACATAACTTTTGATGTGCTGTCCACCTACATGTTATTGCTGTTTGTATGGCGATTTTGAGAAGATTAAAGGTTGCTACAAAATATGTTGAGAAACTGGAGATCATATGTGTTAAGACTTGAAAAAGAAACAGGTAAAGTCTTTACATTGGAGTCATGAAACAGGGTAAACATAGCATTAATTAAGAAAATGTCAATGAGATCTCTCATTTGAGAGAGAATTGTTTGGTGTCAGATTTGAGGGTCCTGATAATAAAGTATGTGGCGAAAGATAATATAAGTTTGATAGAAGAGTTTGAATGTTTCATGTGAATCAGTTAATTTACAATACATATGGTTCCAATTATGGttctgtatgttttatttaatcccCCTGCTGTCTCTCCCAGAGGTGACCCGGACAAGTGTGATATTTGGGGGAACACACCGCTTCACCTGGCAGCTGCCAATGGCCACCACAACTGCCTGTCCTTCCTGGTGGCTTTCGGTGCCAACGTGTGGTGTCTGGACAACGACTACCACACACCACTGGACATGGCCGCCACCAAGGGCCACATGGACTGCGTTCGTTACCTGGACTCCATCGCTGCCAAGCAGATCACCCTCAACCCAAAGCTGGTCAGCAAACTCAAGGACCGTGCATTTCGTGCAGCTGAGCGCCGGATCAAAGACTGTGCAAAGCTCCAAAAGAAGCACCATCAGCACATGGAGAAGAGATTCATGAAGGAGGCGGCAGCTTTTGACAACTCAGACGCTGTCAGCTTGTGCAGCTACACAAGCAGCAGCACGCTGAGCCGCAAGTTGCCCCAGTTCAACACTGTCACCTCCAACATGCCATACTCGCAGGTTGCTCTTTCACATGGCATTATTTCACACTACTATCAATGCAGCTTATTGTCTAAACACAGTATAAATAATGTCCATATGTAAGATAATATGATTTCTATGATTTCTAACAAACACTGACTGTTGAGATTTATGTGAATTTATGAACTGAGTGGCCTtaatatgtttttgtgaatttcctGTACTGAAATCATACTTTCTTCTCAGGCCACCCTGCATTCCACCGCCAAGGGCAGGACCAAGATACAGaagaagctggagaagaagaaacaggTAGATGGCTCATTCAAGATCTACGAGGATGGGAGAAAGAGTGTGCGATCGCTCTCCGGGCTGCAGCTTGGCAATGATGTCATGTTCCTAAAACAAGGCACCTATACCAACCCAAGGGAACGTTTGCGCTTCAACATCCGGGACATGTTCCCCCATGACGACGATGCCGACACCATTTCTCGTGCCATCAGTGACCCGGGCCTCCATGAGGCTGCCTATTCAGAGATCAGCACGGACTCTGGTCGTGACTCCCTGTTCACCCGACCTGGACTGGGCACCATGGTGTTCAGAAGGAACTACATGAGTGGAGGCTTGTTTGGTATTGGGGCTCGGGATGATGGCAGTGTGGTGGGGAGTGAACCTGTGGGTCGGGCGCCTAATGTGCGTCTACGTGGACGTTTGCCCCAACGCTCACCCAGCCTGGATGAAGACAGTATTGGCAGTGCCTTGAGTCTGCAGGAAAGAAACCTGCAGGAGCTGCCCTGGGAGGAGACAGATGTTGCGCTGGATGAGGACATGGAGCCAGAGAACAGTCCCTTGGAGACCTTCCTGGCCTCTCAGAGCCTCAGTGAGTTCATGACCATCTTCAGGAAGGAGAAGATCGACCTAGAGGCTCTACTGCTGTGTTCAGACAAGGACCTCACCAGCATCCACATCCCTTTGGGCCCCAGGAAGAAGCTGCTGGATGCCTGCAAGAGACGGGTGGACACCCTAGATGAACCAGAGGCCATGGAGGACACTGAGCTTTGAAAATCAATTTTCTGGaattctgcacatttttattttaagaagaGAAGCACAGAAATGTCCATTACTAccagataaacacacacttagTTACCATCTTTGGTGAAATTTGGTGGtggcattttcatttccataaaTACATGACAGAATGGTGAGACCATGAATGGAAGTGTGGATGGTCTTAGTCAACTGTAACACTGTGAATACCAAATGTGTACTTCTCCCATTTAGTACAAATTGAACTACAGTTGTCTTTTCACCAGGTAAATAGGGCCATCTAGTGGAGTTTTCAGGCATAACAAAATAAGACACTGGAGCTGcactgtatttttctttgaaaGCCTGACACAATGGATAATTACTCTACACTTCATGAAAAACATtgatgaggtgaatccaggtaaaagccaTTATTCCTGTTTTCTTTATCAAATCTATTGCAATCACAGAAGAGGAGATGCAAATGAAGAGAACCAGACTAATTAATTAGAGTTTGAGAATAGAGAATTTGAGATATGTATTGTTTTCCAAAGCAGCTGCAACTCACTGTCAGGGGGATGTTTAGTACATTCAGTGGGTCACACCATTGTATCACCATACCACTGTACTTGAGTCTattatgtcttgttttattCACAGGATAAAAATACAGTTAAGACGTTCTCCACTATTCATGGCCTTATCTGGATAAGGCACCATGAAGCTGTATTGTTTATTTGACTACTTCGTGGTGGTAATAATTCCTGGAAGTGAACAAAGGAAATTACAGAGAGCACCTGCTATTTTCAATACAGTCAATGAAGACAATATAGATTGTCAGCATCTAACAGAAATGCAATAAGTAGGTAATGAACGTTACATTGGAAAGCTTCGCCACATGTTAAAACACATGGACTCATTGTGCTTGATTGGATTGCTGGATGCTGGTCATGTTATTGAAACACCTGGTTATCTTTGGATACTGTATTCATTAATGTATTAATCAACGATTTACACATTAATGAATGAGTTAATGAAGCTCGCTCTCTTGATAATATTGTCAATTATTCATTATGCCTTCATTGTACAGTTTTCTTACTTTAGTAATtgcaaaaagcagaaaatgagtTATTTTATCCATGGCACATGCAAAATGTAAAGATGACTTGATATTTATGATTGATGAAAATAGCCACTGACAGAAAGTGTTTTACTAGTATAAACACCGGAGAGGTACTGTGAGGTTATGTGAGTATGTGCTAGGTAACAGTGTTATCAGGTTGCTCTGGATGTATAAGGTTTCACTAAAAGCCTGCCTGTGCACTTGAAAGTATGACTGTGCATGAATGTCAATTTTTATGTTGATGgaaattagtttttctttttttttttaacattaacattaagtaaaataaaaataaaaaatgatttggtgttgtctgtgtgtgctagCATTGTGTCATATACATTGTGCAGCCCTCTGACTTGTCTGAAGACATGACTGATGCTGATGACTGATGATGGTATGAATAGATCAGACAGGCTTGAGGCACTGGAGGGATGTGCGTAGCAGTCAGACAGCCTGGCGTTCTCATGTTCCCCACTCTCTTGTATCTGGTCTCCTTTGGAGTCAAAAAATTACTCCCAGTATATTTTAAAGAGCACACTGCAGCCAGCATGGCATCCAGCCCAGAACACTGGCCTGCCTCCAAAAAGAAACACTTACACACAGTCACTTATGCCAGATatatgcacacagcacacacaaatcCTCACCTGCTctccacacataaacacactcaaactaTCTAAGCACATTCCTCAACTCTGCACACCATGttcctttctttttcactcTGACCCCTTGcccagtacaaaaaaaaaacagctaacgGGCTGCTGAAGAGCCGCTGCTAATCCTCTCCCCTATTTCCTCGgccatcctctctccctctcctttcccaGGACGTCTGCCAAGGTTACAGGGATGGAagtggaggggggaggagagtcgagacaaagagacaggaggaggagggtggggcaTGCAGAATGTATGAGAAGCTATGctgtgcagagagggagagaaagagagagggtgggagcAATTGAACTGACTTTCTagctgagcagctgcagttgTGTGTGGTTGCCTGCATGTGAGTATTTTGCAGGAACCCTCTGGGATCCATCACGTCAGAGGGCAGCCTGAAATCTCCTGTGTCCTGTAGGCTGTAGTGCTGAGGGACAAGGAATCCCTATGCTGGTTACTCAACCAGGATTACATCAGGAGCAAcctgacaagagagagaggaggggaaaaatctGACAAGCTTTCTTGACAATTACGACTTACGCAATGTTATCACTAACTTGTGGACTTTTTGTGCAATGTGGAGCACTGAGACAGCTCTAGCACCGGCTGCTGCATGAGGAAAGTCTGCATGTTTGTATCGAGTGTTGCTTTGACTCGAGTTTAGTGTCAGTTAACATTACCAGAGCTGACATGCAGAATGTACCGGAGGAATGGagggaagcagaggaagaaaaaagaggtgCGAGGCATGCCGAACCCTGGGATGAGAAGATGTTATTCCAGAGAAAAGGAGTCTCTGGGGATTCAAAAAATGAGAAGAATGAGGCAGAGTGTGGCAATGGAGAGATAAAAGGAGAGTGCCAACAGAAAGGAGAGACAGGCAATAAGGAGGTGGAGGTGACTGACAAAGAATCACTGATGATGGAGCTGACCAGGATGGTGCAGAAGACGGTGAAGGAGAGCAGTTGGTGGGAGAAGAGAGGCATTGACTGCTGCATCCTGGCGGCAGCATTCCTCTGCCTGCCACCCGGTAAGACTCTGACCACTTTAGAAACTTCACAGTGTTGTAATCATGAAGGGCTGCCTTTGAAAAGTGCTGAACATTGTTAGTAAGGAGGTGATTAGTGGGAAAGATTAGCTCTTATGTTCCGAAGAGACTTCTTTCTAAGAGAAATGTCAAAGGTTGGCCCAGAGTCTAATTTGTGCTATAATCTAGCATTATGATTATGGCTttaccatattttatgagctgGCAAAGTTTCTGTTATAGCAGACAAATTAGTTAAACAGCAGTAACCCCTTCTTTTTGGGAACATGATGATCCAAACCCTTCCCCTCTATCTGGGGCACGGGTGTCAACTACTGGCCTCAATTAAGTCTAGTGCTTACTGTGAGTCATGTCACTTGAGCACTGGACCTGACAGCTTTTAGCAGCACCATGGGACACCTAGCCAACACAGAGCCTTGATTTGTAGTTTAAAGTCGTAGGAGGGCCTGCAAGCCAAAGTTATGCTTCATTACTAGTGCATGATTTTCCAAACATTCTTGCCGTGTGA
This genomic interval from Myripristis murdjan chromosome 19, fMyrMur1.1, whole genome shotgun sequence contains the following:
- the LOC115377408 gene encoding Usher syndrome type-1G protein homolog codes for the protein MNDRYHRAARDGYLDVLKEATRKDLNAPDEDGMTPTLWAAYHGNLEALRLIVGRGGDPDKCDIWGNTPLHLAAANGHHNCLSFLVAFGANVWCLDNDYHTPLDMAATKGHMDCVRYLDSIAAKQITLNPKLVSKLKDRAFRAAERRIKDCAKLQKKHHQHMEKRFMKEAAAFDNSDAVSLCSYTSSSTLSRKLPQFNTVTSNMPYSQATLHSTAKGRTKIQKKLEKKKQVDGSFKIYEDGRKSVRSLSGLQLGNDVMFLKQGTYTNPRERLRFNIRDMFPHDDDADTISRAISDPGLHEAAYSEISTDSGRDSLFTRPGLGTMVFRRNYMSGGLFGIGARDDGSVVGSEPVGRAPNVRLRGRLPQRSPSLDEDSIGSALSLQERNLQELPWEETDVALDEDMEPENSPLETFLASQSLSEFMTIFRKEKIDLEALLLCSDKDLTSIHIPLGPRKKLLDACKRRVDTLDEPEAMEDTEL